One halophilic archaeon DL31 genomic region harbors:
- a CDS encoding transcriptional regulator PadR family protein (PFAM: Transcriptional regulator PadR N-terminal-like~KEGG: htu:Htur_4072 transcriptional regulator, PadR-like family), with translation MLKPHIAMGSDMYDLTGFQRDLLYVSAGLKEPHGLAIKEELENYYEKEIHHGRLYPNLDTLVDKGLIEKGQADRRTNVYSVTRRGEREVKARRDWEDQYVDDLLSE, from the coding sequence ATGCTTAAGCCGCATATCGCCATGGGTTCTGATATGTACGACCTCACCGGTTTCCAGCGCGATCTGCTCTACGTGTCGGCTGGCCTCAAAGAACCACACGGTCTGGCGATCAAGGAGGAACTCGAGAACTACTACGAGAAGGAAATCCATCACGGCCGTCTCTACCCGAACCTCGACACACTCGTCGACAAAGGATTGATCGAGAAAGGACAGGCCGACCGCCGGACCAACGTGTACTCGGTCACCCGTCGGGGAGAGCGAGAGGTCAAAGCACGGCGCGACTGGGAAGACCAGTACGTGGACGACCTTCTCTCCGAATAG
- a CDS encoding hypothetical protein (KEGG: htu:Htur_4765 hypothetical protein) produces MRMMDTPINADDSPDSMTTSITADWDAGTENTPVYAVVSAVAEAEDVDHVDLPPLYNVIDPEALNDLFLSDSGGVSTAEFEYAGYSVVVRGEGTVEVRPANV; encoded by the coding sequence ATGCGAATGATGGACACACCGATCAATGCGGACGACTCTCCAGATTCTATGACTACGTCGATCACTGCCGACTGGGACGCTGGTACAGAAAATACTCCTGTCTACGCGGTTGTCTCCGCCGTTGCCGAGGCAGAAGATGTCGACCATGTTGATCTGCCACCGCTTTACAACGTGATCGATCCGGAAGCATTGAACGATCTGTTTCTATCTGATTCTGGTGGCGTTTCCACCGCCGAGTTCGAGTACGCTGGGTATTCTGTTGTTGTCCGCGGCGAGGGCACGGTCGAGGTTCGACCGGCTAACGTTTAG